One Rosa chinensis cultivar Old Blush chromosome 3, RchiOBHm-V2, whole genome shotgun sequence DNA window includes the following coding sequences:
- the LOC112194422 gene encoding uncharacterized protein LOC112194422 codes for MLLSEHSRDRAVGGSVNNPPWFDGGCEKYTQWKIYMKSYLFAQDEHAWNIVENGWKTPMVSSKGEGSSTTIPKPRNDWTEEEVHDLQADFKAKNSVFTALSERDKLRISQCDTAKQAWDLLQITYEGNKKVRAQKLQSLIYEFETIAMRDDETVDDFHGRILKIASQCRSLGTPFEDDKLVKKILRALPEKFHSKVTSIEDSFDIDVCPLDELIGNLKTYEMRLKPEKKTKGVAFKAVKEVEEEEETLDLALLTKEFKRFLKSNNSSGNPNAPRKNPHNGGSSSSDYNGKSGKGGFKGTYLGKTKCYEYGGYGHISIDCGNRKHNNNNNKSLLSTWSDGESQEVENVAFVSSLLSDSDSDEAFSDYEINICCKQLYKASKATLLRNLSLEKEIKFLKTAKEKMELVLENSQSIWEQERSKLINEVSDLQGDQDSLTWKTEQTKCLNKIRMLELEVRGQQVLNLDLLTKNESLQDELK; via the coding sequence atgctcttatcagAACACTCTCGTGATAGGGCTGTAGGAGGATCTGTAAACAACCCTCCATGGTTCGATGGCGGCTGTGAGAAGTACACGCAGTGGAAGATTTACATGAAATCTTATCTCTTTGCACAAGATGAGCATGCATGGAACATCGTTGAAAATGGCTGGAAAACACCGATGGTTTCAAGCAAAGGTGAAGGATCTTCTACAACCATCCCAAAGCCAAGGAATGATTGGACAGAAGAAGAGGTCCATGATCTTCAAGCTGATTTTAAAGCCAAGAATAGCGTATTCACAGCTCTATCTGAACGAGATAAGCTACGGATCAGTCAATGTGACACTGCTAAGCAAGCTTGGGATCTGCTTCAGATTACCtatgaaggaaacaaaaaggtACGGGCTCAAAAATTGCAGAGTCTAATCTATGAATTTGAAACTATAGCTATGAGAGATGATGAAACTGTAGATGACTTTCATGGTAGAATTCTAAAAATTGCTAGTCAATGTCGAAGTTTGGGAACACCATTTGAAGATGATAAACTTGTTAAGAAAATACTTAGGGCCTTGCCTGAAAAATTCCATTCTAAGGTCACTAGCATTGAGGACTCTTTTGACATTGATGTCTGTCCTCTTGATGAGCTCATCGGGAATCTCAAGACCTATGAAATGAGGTTGAAACCTGAGAAGAAAACTAAGGGAGTTGCTTTCAAGGCTGTTAAagaggtagaagaagaagaggaaacacTAGACCTTGCTCTTTTAACAAAGGAATTTAAAAGGTTTCTCAAAAGCAACAACTCTTCCGGGAATCCTAATGCTCCTAGGAAAAACCCTCATAATGGGGGTAGCAGTAGTAGTGATTATAATGGTAAGAGTGGGAAAGGAGGCTTCAAGGGAACTTATTTAGGGAAAACTAAGTGCTATGAATATGGTGGCTACGGTCATATCTCTATTGATTGTGGCAATAGGAAACAcaataataacaacaacaagTCCCTTCTTTCGACATGGAGTGATGGTGAGTCTCAAGAGGTAGAAAATGTGGCTTTTGTATCATCGCTTTTGTCTGATTCTGATAGTGATGAGGCCTTTTCTGATTATGAGATaaatatctgctgcaaacaaCTCTACAAGGCTTCGAAGGCCACACTACTTAGAAACTTAAGTTTGGAGAAGGAGATTAAATTTCTGAAGACtgcaaaagagaaaatggagctCGTGTTAGAAAACTCACAATCTATATGGGAACAGGAAAGAAGCAAGCTCATTAATGAGGTGTCTGACTTGCAAGGTGACCAAGACTCTTTAACTTGGAAGACTGAACAGACTAAGTGTCTTAACAAGATCAGGATGCTGGAACTAGAAGTTAGAGGACAGCAAGTTTTGAATCTAGATTTGTTAACAAAAAATGAGTCCCTGCAAGATGAGTTAAAATGA